Genomic segment of Gopherus flavomarginatus isolate rGopFla2 chromosome 2, rGopFla2.mat.asm, whole genome shotgun sequence:
TACAAAAATAGACAAGACATGCTATTGACCATTAACAGGGACTCTTTACTATTTGTAAAAAAGTTAGTTCCTAGTCCCATAGTTTTTAAAGTTGTTCTTGTTTACTTTTATACATTGAAATTGTTCTGTACGCCTCTCATACCTGATTATTTTAGTATATCGTTAGTTGGGAGGAGGGGAATCCTGATCTATAaaaggacttaggctcctaaggccAACATTGAGGTGCCACTGAGAACCTCAGAAATGCCACTCAGCTGCCATGTAACTCTCTGTAGGTACCAAAACTCCCAAGGCATCTAAATTTCTATTGTTAAAGTCCCCTGGGTGCCGAAGTTTCTGCCAGTGAGCATGCCTCAGTctaggccagaggtgggcaaactacggcccgtgggccacatggaaccctcctgcctggcccctgagctcctggcacgggaggctagcccccgccccctcccctgctgttccccctgccccacagcgtcAGCTCACTGCGCCACTGGTGCAATGTTCCGTGCGGCTAGGCAGCACAGAGGGCGGAGAACGGGACAGTAAGGAAAGaggggggggttgggtggggcggTGGGGGACAGTCGGGGTGGGTGTTTCAGGGgcggacagggagcaggggagtctatggggcagaggtcccaggggggccatcagggaatgagggggttggatggagcagaaGTCCCAGGCATCCTGTCGGGATGAGAAGCGGGGGGGTCAGATaccgggccacgcctggctgtttagggaggcacagcctcccctcacCAGCCCTCcctacaattttggaaacccgatgtggccctcaggccaaaaagtttgcctgccccagtCTAGGCACTCAGACCATCTcatgcctaagccccagcaggatgggatagcctaattttggcaattaatttggcaactgatctttgattatcagcaggtaagtatgcccagtggtctgtgatgtgatgttagatggggtgggatctgagttactacagagaattctttcctgggtgctggctggtgagtcttgcccacatgctcagggtttaactgatcgccatatttggggtcgagaaggaattttcctccagggcagattggcagaggccctgaaggtttttcgccttcctctgcagcatggggcatgggtcacttgctggaggattctctgcagcttgaggtcttcaaaccacaatttgagggcttcagtaactcagacataggttaggggtttgttacaggagttagtggatgagattctgtggcctgcattgtgcaggaggtcagactagatgatcataacggtcccttctgaccttaaagtctataagtctatgatccTCAAACTAGGTGTTCCCTTGCTTATATTACCTGCAGTTCCCAATCCAGTAGGAGTAGATGTTGTCAAAGCATGCCTAACCCCCCACAAAACAGAGGAGATGGAGGTGGTGACACTGTCCCCATTATAATTTTAGTCCAGAGGTTTGGCACCTAATTCTTCCCATGAATCCTGAGGCAaacagtatgtttttttttttttttaaatatggttaaatgtaaatgtgtacatttagaaacaaagaatgtaggtcatacttTCAGGATGGGGGACtttatcctgggaaacagtgaatctgaaaaagatttggggatcatggtggataagagatgaacatgagctcccagtttgatgctgtggccaaaaggaggCTATTGCAATCCTTGGCTGCATAAACAGGAACCCCAAGTAGGAATAGAtagatattttacctctgtatttgacactggtgcaactgctgctggtgtctacaattcaagaaggatgttgataaattggaaagggttcagagaagatccacaagaattattaaaggattagaaaacatgctttctaATGATAGGAGCGTAATCTGttaaatttaacaaagagaaggctaagggataacttgattacagtctgtaagcaggggtgctggaaccagaggtgctggggtgtgtgtgccagcactccctggcttgaagtggtttccatcagataCAGGGTTTAAAGTTTtgttcagtggctttcagcacccccactataaaatttGTTTCAGCGCTACTGTATGTAAGAACCTACATTGGGGACAACTATATAATACATTtattcaatctagcagaaaaagtacaacacaatccaatggctggaagttgaagctagacaaattatgACTAGAAATAAGTtgtaaatttttgacagtgagggcaattaaccataAGAACAAtgtaccaagggttgtggtggattctccgtcactggtaatttttaaatactaaaagatacactctaggaattattttggggacattatatggcctgtgttatacttgagggcagactagatgattacaatgattccttctggctttggaatctattaatTGTATGGGGAGGCTAGGCCCCTAACTTGGGGCTGTGGATTCATTGTGCCATTAGCGCACAATTCTGCAGCTGTGGTGTATTTTTATAGCTATTTCCTAATCACCTATACAATTCATAGATCAAATACTGTTAGCTATAAAATTAGTCAAAACTTAAAgtaaaatttaaatgaaattaacagaacaAGTTGTATAGTTTTTAACTGCTTGAAAATGTGAGAATAGACTCTTCATTTCCTGAATAGCTTTTAATATTGCTGAAAATGTTATTTAATTTGAGAAACAGATTAAGATAGTGTATAATTCTCTGTTCTTACCTTCTCCGATGTTCTTTGTTTCAGGTTCAGGGTGCCCATAATAAGGATTAGTCTTCTGTCAAAAGTTTAGTGATCGATTATTAAGAAAATTTCCTGCATTGTTCATGGTACGGCTTAACcttttatattttgtatttagTTTGGATTACAATGGTAAATGGTTATTTTATGTATGTTTCTAGAGCTTATATGTTTAAATTGTGTAAATACTTATTGACATTTCTTTTTGttataaaaaatattcaaatttaaATATGCTAGTTAGAATTACAAAAGCAGATTTAATGTAAATATGTGAGTTAATTTATATTGCCTTACAAATAAAATTGCTCATtgaaaaaatagcattttttttcaaAGTATATACATGGTACTAGGTGAAAAACCTTTGCATATGTAATAATTTTAAATGAGACTTAACATTAATCTTTTTTACAGTCTGGAGGATGTGTTCTGATCAAATTAAGCTAATGTTTTCATTGGATAATACTTATTTTTGATTTTGTAGATGACACTTAGAATCATATCTTAATGAGTTAGTGTTTTAGTAAAAAGTCAAgacttttttcctctctctttctctacagGAGTTTTTCATCAGTATGTCTGAAAGCATTAAATATAATGATGATGATCACAAAACTGTGtttctgaaaacattaaatgaACAACGTCTGGAAGGAGAATTTTGTGACATAGCTATTGTGGTAGAAGATGTGAAATTCAGAGCGCACCGGTGTGTGCTTGCTGCATGCAGTACCTACTTCAAAAAGCTTTTCAAGAAACTGGAGGTTGATAGCTCATCAGTAATAGAGATAGATTTCCTTCGTTCTGATATATTTGAAGAGGTTCTAAATTATATGTATACTGCAAAGATTTCAGTTAAGAAGGAAGATGTAAATTTGATGATGTCATCAGGTCAGATTCTTGGTATTAGGTTTTTGGATAAACTTTGTTCTCAGAAACGTGATGTATCTAGTCCCGAAGAAAACGCCCAGTCCAAGAGTAAGTATTGTCTGAAAATAAATCGTTCTATTGGAGAATCGAATGATAACCAAGATGATGAGGTTGAGGAAATTGGAGATCATGATGATAGCCCATCAGATGTAACAGTAGAAGGAACTCCTCCAAGTCAGGAAGATGGGAAATCCCCTACTAATACACTAAGAGTTCAAGAAGCAATTCTAAAAGAGTTGGGGAGTGAAGAGGTTCGAAAAGTAAACTGCTATGGTCAAGAAGTGGAGCCCATGGAAGCAACTGAATCAAAAGACTTAGGATCTCAAACCCCTCAAGCTCTAACATTTAATGATGGCATAAGCGAAGTGAAAGACGAACAGACGCCAGGATGgacaacagctgctgctgacaTGAAGTTTGAGTATTTGCTTTATGGTCACAGGGAACAAATTGCATGCCAAGCATGCGGTAAGACATTTACTGATGAAGCACGATTGAGAAAACATGAAAAGCTCCATACTGCTGATAGACCATTTGTTTGTGAAATGTGCACTAAAGGGTTTACCACACAGGCTCACTTGAAAGAGCACCTGAAAATCCATACAGGTTACAAGCCTTATAGCTGTGAGGTGTGCGGAAAGTCTTTTATTCGAGCTCCAGATCTGAAAAAGCATGAAAGAGTCCATAGTAATGAAAGGCCGTTTGCATGCCATATGTGTGATAAAGCTTTCAAGCACAAGTCCCATCTAAAAGATCATGAAAGAAGACACCGAGGGGAAAAACCTTTTGTCTGCAGCTCTTGCACTAAAGCATTTGCTAAAGCATCTGATTTAAAAAGGCATGAGAACAATATGCACAGTGAAAGGAAACAAATTACTACAGCCAACGCCATCCAGAGTGAAACAGAACAGTTACAGGCGGCAGCCATGGCAGCTGAAGCAGAGCAGCAACTTGAAACTATAGCTTGTAGTTAAAGACAAAAGCAGAAAACTTTATCCAAGAAGTAACTTAAGAAATTAAATTGAACAAAAATTTAAATGTTGAAACATGTTTAGACTGATCATTATCTTTTCAGGATAAAATATTTTTAGAGGGATTGAACACTGCATAGGAGCATATAGCAGTGCTTGGCTAGGTGTTTTAAAATACTTCAAAGATATGTATTCTtagaatataaaaataattttgttattaGCACTAACATGTTTTAATTTCAGAAAATGACTGAATCCTTTATAAACAAAATGAGGAAATCACTATTTGATGTTTTAGTACAACCTCTGCATACTTGTCCTTTGTACACATTAGTAAAACCAATGAGGTACATTATGTCTAACAAAATTGAAATTTGTAGAAAAAGTTATAAGTATGGGaacaaaatattcttttaaaagatttttggGTGTAGTTATGCAAGAAGTATATAGTACACCTAGAACCCATAAAAATTCACCTGTTGGAATCCtgacatttttatttcctttttcctcATTCACTGTACTTATTAGCTATTAGTGCAGCTAATTTTGGGTAGTTGGTCAAGCAGAGTTATCCTGCTTCTTTGTCCATCCCCTTAAATTCCtctctttaatctagctagtgagCTGGTGCATACAATACTTGCTCTTCTAAAGGTTAGACTTTCCACATTCATATAAGCCTAGATGTGTCTCCTGGATCAACAAATGGAGAGAACACAGCACTCATATACCCTTTCTGTGTAGAAAGGAGTAGGGCTCAGTTGCTTCGACATACTCTTCAGAGGCCTTTTCATGCAGTATACAGGAGATGgactggaggtgggagggaaggaaagtGGGCAAAATGTGTAGACAGATATATTGTTCTAAATCTGGCCCCATGAAAATTGATCAAAGGTAATGCAATCTGAGGCTGTATTGTCTTTGTCATGTAgcttccccctcactctccctaGGACAGCCAAGGCAAAGAGATGCACAGACAcagactccatgggtgctccgggctggagtACCCTtaggaaaaaaatggtgggtgctgagcacccaccggcagccccctgTCAGCCCCCCTGACTCTCCCCAGTATCTCCTACCTGCCGAcaggccccaccaatcagcgcctccctgtccctcccaacatctgctgtggatcagctgtttcgcaggatcaggaggcgctgggggtgaGCAGGGAGGAGTGAGGGTGCAGCGCTTtcggaggagggggcagaactgggcggggaagaggcaggttGGGAAGAAGCAAGATGGAGGTGGggcattgggggaaggggtggagtggggtcagggcctggCCCGAGCCGGGGTCGAGCACTccccagcagattagaaactTGGCGCTTCTATGAAGGGATGTCTGTAGAAATACACCTCAGTGGAACTAGCTgtgctgctgaggggagggatATGGTACCAGGCGCCCTGCAGATCGCTGCCTGCGACTTTAAGGGTAGGTTCCATGGCCTTTTAGGGGGGCACCTCCCAATAGGATTGTGTGTAGAAAGATCTCTATAGGGGAATCTGTGTGAGAACGTTTACCCTCTGAGAAATCTCCCACAGGAAAGGATGATCTTGGCCAGCGTTTCCAACTATCATTGCCTCAGAATCTGTGAAATCTATTTTTGAAATCATTCAGgcaaggttttgtttgttttgtttttgggtttttttgggaggggttggggggcaggaaggggttgtTAATTGTTCCTTAACTTACCACAGTCtcaacaaaacttttaaaatactacAGACTGAGCTGTCTCCTGGACATGGAAATAGGGAGTCACAACTTCACAATATTAATTGTTAAAATGATCCTAAGGAACATGAACACTTCTTTATTTTAAGTGTAAATAATATAATTATTATCAATGTTATATTTCAACTATAAATGGACAAAATGCACTCTTTGCACATCAGGTTGGAATAAATTGGTCACTTAAGAGACCCATGACATATAAAAGTTGTCAGACAAGTATTTATAAATTATTGTGTGGTAAATCACCTCTTGCATTTCTAAATAGAAattgaaaataacatttttgtAACTGATCATTTTTGTTACAACTCCATTGTGTATCTTTCATATAATCAACAGTTTTAGCAATTATATTAAAATACCAACAATAGTTTGAAAATTGTTTTGTAAATAAAACATGAATTGAATATTTTAGAATATGTATATTTCGGACTTTgtcctatatatttttttaaatgtttcttcttTTTACATTTAGTGGTTTTAGTTTGTAAACCAGCTatccattttatatttgtgcaatGTCAAATAGTAAGTACTCATTTCATTTATAGCTTCCCACAAAGGAAGACACTAAATTAATAGTGTAAAAGTATTTTACGGTTTGTTATATGTAAGCATAGATAAAGATGGTAGAATCAGAATTTGAGCTGCACCTTTCTTCCCTGGTGCTTGCAAAGTTTTAATCTTGTTTGGTTTTACAACACAGTTCACCACTTGTAAAACACCATAAAATAATTAGCTAATGCATACACCATTAAGGAATGAGGATAGATTTGTTTCAGGTTTTCAAGAATTTAATAGCTATAGTgagataaaaatgttttaaactttattttcagtcttttttaaaaatagctgcaAT
This window contains:
- the ZBTB14 gene encoding zinc finger and BTB domain-containing protein 14 — protein: MEFFISMSESIKYNDDDHKTVFLKTLNEQRLEGEFCDIAIVVEDVKFRAHRCVLAACSTYFKKLFKKLEVDSSSVIEIDFLRSDIFEEVLNYMYTAKISVKKEDVNLMMSSGQILGIRFLDKLCSQKRDVSSPEENAQSKSKYCLKINRSIGESNDNQDDEVEEIGDHDDSPSDVTVEGTPPSQEDGKSPTNTLRVQEAILKELGSEEVRKVNCYGQEVEPMEATESKDLGSQTPQALTFNDGISEVKDEQTPGWTTAAADMKFEYLLYGHREQIACQACGKTFTDEARLRKHEKLHTADRPFVCEMCTKGFTTQAHLKEHLKIHTGYKPYSCEVCGKSFIRAPDLKKHERVHSNERPFACHMCDKAFKHKSHLKDHERRHRGEKPFVCSSCTKAFAKASDLKRHENNMHSERKQITTANAIQSETEQLQAAAMAAEAEQQLETIACS